The following are from one region of the Plasmodium vivax scf_7105 genomic scaffold, whole genome shotgun sequence genome:
- a CDS encoding hypothetical protein (encoded by transcript PVX_238290A) translates to MLIASKPQDESNKPGCEKEENHYVPNESSDAFYYYKHILKLQKKNRLRVTKNRMPSMLYYCLNNCSDMTCAEISGLDGSFVATAHSNNIIKLWNIKQSQANKIRKKKKKWKRLIKGT, encoded by the coding sequence ATGCTAATCGCTTCCAAACCGCAGGACGAAAGCAACAAACCCGGatgcgaaaaggaggaaaaccaCTACGTGCCCAACGAAAGCAGTGACGCCTTTTACTACTACAagcatattttgaaattgcagaagaagaaccGACTAAGGGTGACGAAAAACAGAATGCCCAGCATGCTGTACTACTGCCTGAACAATTGCAGCGACATGACGTGTGCGGAAATTTCAGGCCTTGATGGATCCTTTGTCGCCACGGCGCATTCGAATAACATAATCAAGTTGTGGAACATCAAACAGTCCCAAGCGaacaaaataagaaaaaaaaaaaagaaatggaaaagattAATAAAGGGGACATAA